Proteins encoded by one window of Listeria cossartiae subsp. cossartiae:
- a CDS encoding glucosamine-6-phosphate deaminase: MKIIVEKDYENMSKTTMQLLLGKMYQDKSVHLAITAGSTPKRMYELLVEEMKEKAPLTNVNYYNFDEIPIGDEKYGVTIANLKAMYFDPAGIPEEQIHMLDTKNYTEHEAHLKEVGGLDAILIGIGEDGHFCGNLPGVTKFGDETRLVSVQSRPDMFDILLGEVGGDAEKVPEYYVTMGPKSVMHAKEVILFANGKKKAAIIKKALQGPVTEDIPSSIFQLHPNFTVVLDEEAASELNR; the protein is encoded by the coding sequence ATGAAAATTATTGTGGAAAAAGACTACGAAAATATGAGTAAAACAACGATGCAACTGCTTTTAGGGAAAATGTATCAAGATAAGTCCGTACATTTGGCAATCACAGCGGGTTCGACACCGAAGCGAATGTACGAACTATTAGTGGAAGAAATGAAAGAAAAAGCGCCACTGACAAATGTGAACTATTATAATTTTGACGAAATCCCAATTGGCGACGAAAAATACGGCGTAACGATTGCCAATTTAAAAGCGATGTATTTTGATCCAGCGGGAATTCCAGAAGAGCAAATTCATATGCTAGACACAAAAAACTATACAGAACACGAAGCCCATTTGAAAGAAGTTGGCGGCTTGGACGCGATTTTAATTGGGATTGGCGAAGATGGTCATTTTTGCGGAAATCTCCCCGGTGTAACCAAATTCGGCGATGAAACCCGACTTGTTTCCGTTCAATCACGCCCAGACATGTTCGACATTTTGCTCGGAGAAGTTGGCGGCGATGCAGAAAAAGTCCCAGAATATTACGTAACAATGGGACCAAAAAGCGTCATGCACGCAAAAGAAGTCATCCTATTTGCAAACGGCAAGAAAAAAGCAGCGATTATCAAAAAAGCGCTGCAAGGCCCAGTGACAGAAGACATCCCAAGCTCGATTTTCCAGTTACACCCTAATTTTACGGTCGTGCTAGATGAGGAAGCGGCGAGTGAATTAAATCGTTAA
- a CDS encoding MarR family winged helix-turn-helix transcriptional regulator codes for MAERQESLAKAIAIIHRSESTFKNKKLLETGLNIGQLRYLWTLYKEDGISQESMAKRFMVDKASVTRHIKRLEELEMIRREIDTKDRRIQRIFVTETGFKMRELIEEVTEEWSALLTAGFSEKEKDDLMHLIGRLSDNAIIAVEGGETE; via the coding sequence ATGGCAGAGAGACAGGAAAGTTTAGCGAAAGCCATCGCAATTATTCATCGTTCGGAAAGTACGTTTAAAAATAAAAAATTACTAGAAACTGGTCTTAATATAGGTCAATTACGTTATTTATGGACGCTTTATAAAGAAGATGGTATTTCCCAAGAATCGATGGCGAAACGGTTTATGGTTGATAAGGCGAGCGTGACGCGGCATATTAAGCGTCTGGAGGAACTCGAGATGATTCGCCGCGAAATCGATACGAAAGATAGACGTATTCAGCGGATTTTTGTGACAGAAACTGGTTTTAAGATGCGTGAATTAATTGAAGAAGTGACGGAAGAATGGTCCGCGCTTTTGACAGCCGGTTTTAGCGAAAAAGAAAAAGACGATTTAATGCATTTGATAGGACGGTTGTCTGATAATGCGATTATAGCAGTTGAAGGAGGAGAAACTGAATGA
- a CDS encoding VOC family protein: protein MAKMYPYLAFENAKEALGYYEEVFGATNITRLPVTEEQSEMFGLAKENLENTTVHGGFTVLGANLFCSDSFGKEVKPSNQISIMLDSNSEDPAAVADADAFFEKVSSSGRVNVTLPFEEQFWGGKMGQFVDEYGISWMIHTQPYSKL from the coding sequence ATGGCAAAAATGTACCCGTATTTGGCTTTTGAAAATGCAAAAGAGGCTTTAGGATATTATGAAGAAGTGTTCGGAGCAACGAATATCACGAGGTTGCCAGTAACCGAAGAACAAAGCGAAATGTTCGGTCTGGCAAAAGAAAATCTCGAAAACACCACAGTTCATGGCGGATTTACAGTGCTTGGCGCGAACTTGTTTTGTTCCGACTCATTCGGAAAAGAAGTGAAGCCATCCAACCAAATCTCTATTATGCTCGATTCTAACAGCGAAGATCCCGCGGCAGTAGCTGATGCCGATGCTTTCTTTGAAAAAGTGAGCTCGTCGGGAAGAGTCAACGTAACGCTGCCTTTCGAAGAGCAATTCTGGGGCGGTAAAATGGGCCAATTCGTCGATGAATACGGCATTTCTTGGATGATTCATACGCAACCTTATTCTAAATTATAA
- a CDS encoding MerR family transcriptional regulator: MEPLFSIGEMAKKSQLSIQRLRYYDKIGLLVPAFTDPTSGYRYYKTAQEEQLNLIQALQYMGFSLQELKQYLDKNTSESLPDLLIKYQQKLIDEEARIARKKWLIDRYQGLLKQEPGKTEQLTSARLLLTESLLTPVHADILNDPAFHQEVQKILSRLGLSKSYLQFPGYFLLDGQAYLFVELDHSIGAPGERYLASSERQAFITPQNWQMPAENADYLLQETVAWIDQELVRGYSYETKLTFE; encoded by the coding sequence GTGGAACCGCTTTTTTCCATCGGGGAAATGGCCAAGAAAAGCCAGCTCTCCATCCAACGACTGCGCTATTATGACAAAATTGGGCTTTTGGTCCCCGCTTTTACCGATCCTACTTCTGGATATCGCTACTATAAAACGGCTCAAGAAGAACAACTCAATCTTATTCAAGCATTGCAATATATGGGGTTTTCCTTGCAAGAACTCAAACAATATCTCGACAAAAACACATCGGAAAGTTTGCCCGATTTACTTATTAAATACCAACAAAAATTAATCGATGAAGAAGCTCGTATTGCTCGTAAAAAATGGCTTATTGACCGTTATCAAGGTTTGTTAAAACAGGAACCTGGAAAGACAGAGCAGCTAACATCTGCCCGGCTTTTGCTTACAGAGTCACTTCTCACTCCTGTTCATGCGGATATTTTAAACGACCCGGCTTTTCATCAAGAAGTTCAGAAAATCTTGAGCCGACTGGGGCTTTCGAAAAGTTATTTGCAGTTTCCCGGTTATTTTCTTTTGGACGGACAGGCTTATCTTTTTGTTGAGTTGGACCATTCGATTGGCGCACCCGGTGAACGTTATTTAGCATCAAGTGAGCGGCAGGCATTTATCACTCCGCAAAATTGGCAAATGCCGGCTGAAAATGCAGATTACCTTTTACAAGAAACGGTTGCTTGGATTGATCAAGAGCTGGTTCGCGGTTATTCCTATGAAACAAAATTAACTTTTGAATAG
- a CDS encoding MATE family efflux transporter, producing the protein MKEQSKRLGEDSIPSLMARLSIPAFIGMFVMGMYNIVDTIFVSYGVGPSGVAALSIAFPVQMILMAMAAMFGIGGASIISRSLGAGEQKHADKVFHQVIWLVLISSIFIAIVTFIFLDPLITLFGAPADIHDIASDFLSLILLGAVFQTFAMAMNNIVRSEGNAKTAMLTMIISAILNMILNPIFIMGFGMGVRGSALATVIAQAVGAIWLLIYFLSGKSTLSLKGFSFRMDFPLIRRIMAIGFPSFIMMSAGSIVTVAVNWMLNIYGGTMAIAVYGIANRIASFVIMPINGVTQGMQPIVGFNYGSRQFERVMKAVKVSMIAATVMSLIAWGLVEIFPGMLVRIFSNDPELIAQGTNAVRFMLLAAPTIGFQIVCGGLYQALGRARISFIISLMRQIICLVPLLLILPQFFGLDGIWYAFPLADLGAFTVCLVIMSKTWRRIFKNPEIV; encoded by the coding sequence ATGAAAGAACAGAGTAAACGATTAGGTGAAGATAGCATTCCATCACTTATGGCGCGATTGTCGATTCCGGCATTTATCGGTATGTTTGTTATGGGGATGTATAATATTGTTGATACGATTTTCGTGTCGTATGGCGTTGGGCCATCAGGGGTTGCGGCACTTTCGATTGCCTTCCCGGTCCAAATGATACTAATGGCGATGGCCGCGATGTTTGGGATTGGGGGCGCGTCGATTATTTCCCGCTCGCTCGGTGCTGGCGAACAAAAACATGCCGATAAAGTTTTCCACCAAGTTATTTGGTTAGTACTTATTTCAAGTATTTTTATCGCGATTGTTACCTTTATTTTCTTAGATCCGCTTATTACACTTTTCGGGGCGCCGGCGGATATTCATGATATTGCCAGTGATTTCTTATCGCTTATTTTACTCGGCGCTGTGTTCCAAACCTTTGCGATGGCGATGAATAATATCGTTCGCTCGGAAGGTAATGCAAAAACAGCGATGTTAACTATGATTATTTCTGCCATTTTAAATATGATTTTAAATCCGATTTTCATTATGGGATTTGGTATGGGTGTCCGCGGTTCTGCGCTTGCGACCGTTATTGCACAAGCAGTTGGCGCGATTTGGCTCTTGATTTACTTTTTATCAGGCAAAAGTACTTTATCTTTAAAAGGATTCTCATTCCGAATGGATTTCCCGCTGATTCGCCGGATTATGGCAATCGGGTTCCCGTCATTCATTATGATGTCCGCCGGGAGTATCGTAACGGTTGCGGTAAACTGGATGCTTAATATTTACGGCGGAACGATGGCGATTGCAGTGTACGGGATTGCGAACCGAATTGCGTCGTTCGTCATCATGCCAATCAACGGTGTCACACAAGGAATGCAGCCAATCGTAGGCTTTAACTACGGTTCCAGACAATTCGAGCGTGTTATGAAAGCTGTCAAAGTGTCGATGATTGCTGCGACCGTGATGTCACTAATTGCTTGGGGATTAGTAGAAATTTTCCCAGGAATGCTCGTACGGATTTTCTCGAACGACCCAGAACTGATTGCCCAAGGAACAAATGCTGTGCGATTCATGCTACTAGCTGCTCCAACAATTGGCTTCCAAATTGTCTGCGGAGGACTATATCAAGCACTTGGTCGAGCAAGAATTTCATTTATCATCTCCCTAATGCGCCAAATCATCTGTTTAGTACCACTTTTACTGATTTTGCCGCAGTTCTTCGGTTTAGACGGTATTTGGTACGCGTTCCCGCTAGCAGATTTAGGCGCGTTCACCGTTTGTCTTGTGATTATGAGCAAAACATGGCGCCGAATTTTTAAAAACCCCGAGATAGTTTAA
- a CDS encoding GNAT family N-acetyltransferase, with amino-acid sequence MEIKQIKAKDTQDIRHRVLRPEQPESNAIYLHDDLEDTFHLGAFENDVLLGIASFYPENSAIIPNPTQYRIRGVATERRMRLKGLGTALLADGEAEIWKRDADLIWCNARIVAVGFYEKHGYRKIGKSFVIPGIGEHYLMTKLNPTKKVDQDS; translated from the coding sequence GTGGAAATCAAGCAAATCAAGGCAAAAGATACGCAAGATATTAGACACCGGGTTCTTCGCCCAGAACAACCTGAAAGTAATGCGATTTATCTGCATGATGATTTGGAGGATACGTTTCATCTAGGCGCTTTTGAAAATGATGTTTTGCTCGGGATTGCGAGTTTTTATCCGGAAAATTCGGCGATTATTCCGAATCCTACGCAGTACCGTATTCGCGGGGTGGCGACTGAACGGCGGATGCGGTTGAAGGGTTTAGGTACGGCGCTACTCGCGGATGGGGAAGCGGAAATTTGGAAACGCGATGCTGACCTTATTTGGTGTAATGCGCGTATTGTCGCTGTTGGCTTTTATGAAAAACATGGCTATCGTAAAATCGGAAAATCGTTCGTTATTCCCGGTATTGGTGAACATTACTTAATGACAAAATTAAATCCAACTAAAAAAGTGGACCAAGATAGTTAA